TTGTAACGGATTCTCTCATCAAGCCAAAGTGACACACTTGTTGTTAATTGTAGGAGAAGCTGAAATTTCCCAGTAAAAAGTACCGTGTTGTCATGTTCTTATCATGCACTCTTCTGTGCGTGACATTTTGCTTCACCTAGGCATCTTTAAAAACATTTCAGATCTATGGGATTGATGCAGCTTCTGGAGCTGCCATCTTAGCACTCGATGTTCAACCAGGAGACCATGTTCTTGACCTCTGTGCTGCACCAGGTAACTGTTTTTAATATACTTCAAGTACACACTGGACCAATGTTTTCTTAGAGACAATGTCTACCCTACAATCATAAACGAGCACCCCTACCGAATATTTGTGTGGGCGACATGTATTCACCAATATGGCAAGACCTAGTTTTCTCAAGGGCATAAAAACATGGAAAGCCTTTCCTGATTGTTGATCTTTAGATATCATACAAAAATACAGTTTCAAGTATGGCAGGTATGTTGCATCTAGGAGAGTGGGGTTTTACATTCCTGTGGTTTGATGGACCGGTTCGGTGTCTAGTTTGGTTCATATGTTGAATTTTATTCTCCGACATGTCCAATATAGTAGTGTTAGTTCAACACATATTTCCCCATCCTTGTGATGATGTTGTTTAGAAActtgtgatgatgatgttgtttaGTTTGCTATGGATCCCGTAGCTTGTGTTAGACCTCTGCTATCTGTTGGATTTTTATTCAGAGATATACTAACCTTTCATCTATATGACATGCAAGGTGCAAAGCTTTGCATGCTTGCAGATATGCTTGGTAGCACAGGTTCTTTGACTGGTGTTGATGTTGCAAAGCACCGTCTTGCAGCCTGTCGTACGATGTTGCAGAAGTATTCTCTTGGAGATCGTAGTCGACTCTTTGTTGCTGATGGGACTTCATTTTCCATATTGCCTGTGAACTCCAATCTGGGGAGCATGGAAGGTATATTCATCAGAAGAATCCAGTCCCGTTTTTGCTTTACTTCTTCTGTATGTATGTATGATTTAGCTTGTCTTGAGTTCATGCTCTTTGTCACAGCTTTTGTTGGAATTGAGGATAATGGAAGCATATTCTCAGAATGGACTTCAAAGAGATCATGGAAAGACAGACAGAAGTCTAAAAAGGCAAAAGCAGCCGGTTCACCTCATCCACCATCAACTTCCGAACCTGAACTGATATACTATGGCAAAGATTCAGGATTAGTTGGATTGCAAAAACGTTATGTTCTTCGTCCATCAACTGATGCTGCTGCCTGTACATCTGGGTATGATAAGGTAttcctttgcttgtgttatttTGTAAACTGCTAATGTTATCGTTACTGAACTACACAAGTACTCTGTGACTTTGATTAGTAAAAAGAAGAAGTGGAAATATGCATGATCTACTTTGGTGCCATTGATTTTTCTTAAGCCATCTCAGCTGACTCCACATGTAGTTGCAAATCAGACTGTCAATTAGCTCTAAAAAGTGTACCTTTCTCTCATTCTGTTGAGGGAACACTTTTCATCTTCTGAAAGAGTGCTGAAGCACTTCTATATAGAACACACACAGCTTATTTTACTGGTTGGAATATTCTATTGCAACTTATTCGGCTACTTGTAACATCTCCTTTGTTCCTTTGGATGAAATGCATGCAGGTCCTAGTGGATGCAGAGTGTACTCACGATGGATCGATAAAACACATTCAGAAGTTTGAGTTCTGGGGATGGAAAACATTAGACCGCCGTGTACTCAACGTAGAAAGAACTGGCAACCTACTTCAACTTCAGGTACTACTTCTGTTCTTGATGTTAGCTTGAATGGCACTTCATCGAGCAATCTATATATCTTAAATCTAACCCCACAATTAGCTACATGAGAATCTTATGTTTGATGTTTACTGAATTTTGATGATCTTCCTTTCGTATGCAGTTAGGGCTTCTCACAAATGGTTTTAAATTATTGAAAACAGGTGGATCACTTGTCTATAGTACTTGCAGGTGCGTAATCTCTTCACATGCAAATCTAATCCTCAATTGCGTCTCAGTAGTCTAGCCTTTACCGTGTTTAGAATTTCGGTACAATTTATAGTTCATACCGTCGCATGACTAACAGTTTGTCTTGGAATAGCTTGACTGTTGCACAAAACGAGAATGTGGTTCAGCAATTCCTTTCAAAACATCCTTCAGCAGGTACAAACGTCCTGCTACCTGCCTTCATCTAATATATATGTTGATTATCACTTCTATAAAAGGGTTGTTGGTTTTGCAACCTGCAGAGCTGCTAAAGATCGATCCAGCTGATAGCTGGCCCTGCAGAAGCGGTGGCATCCAGAAAACCTTGCGGTTCGATCCCGCGACGTCACAAACTAGTGGACTTTTCATCGCCAAGTTCATCAAGTTGTGATGTTCTTTATGAGATACTCACAACTTCGTATAAGTTAATTTCATATGAAACCAGGTTGTTGTGAGTAAATTTTGCTAGGTTTTACTCTAGTTCTTTAACAACAGGTGGTCGGAGTCTGCTTGTTTATGTACTCAAGTTTTAAGTAGGCTTCTTGGTAAAATTAGCCTCCTTGGCTTTAGGTGTGTAGAAAGGGTTGTTGGAAAACACTCCCATCTattctcaaaaaaataaaaatccctGAGTCACAAATACTCCCTCCGCAAAAACGTCTTGTATTATGGGAGGGAGTATAAGATGTTCTAACCTTTTTGTGAATCAGAtgtatagacatgttttagtgtgtttgttcgctCATTTCAGTCCTTatgtagtgatctaaatgctcttatatttctttatgaagGTTGTACAAAACATTTTATATATGTGGCATGCACAAAAATATGTTTGCACTACCACAAAATACAGCAATTACTATGCGTCCGCAGCTGTCGGCAAGGCCCTGAGGTGTCTCACGCCTACGCAGCACTCGGTGGGCGGCGCGGCCTCCTTGCTGGTCACGTACCTGACTCAAGGGTGCAGGTTAGCGTCCACGTCGCCGCAGATCGCAGCCGCTGCCCTTCATCTTTCTATAGCCACCGCTTGCTCGTGTTTTCTCCTTCTCGCTAGACCAGGAGCTCGTGATCATGGAGCTCTAGTGGTTTGTGCATTTTATGGCGTGGGAGTACATAGTGATCGATGCGAAGAATGGACGAGATGGTTACAACAATATGGCAGCAAATCCGtttccaaagaaagaaagaaatgtcAGCAGATGATGCTATGGATGAAGCTCACAACAGCTTCTGCAACAGAAGATGATTATTTCTTAGCCTGCAGCAACCGTTTTGTCATGGTTGCCCGCCACATGCCCACATATATATCTACTCAATAGTTGAGTACACCATGCATCCATCTAGtcagtggcggagacaggcctggggcagctagggctatagccccaggcCTAAAAACAACTTCTTTTGtaatttcttcatgcaaagcatagaAAATCATAGAACTTTATCACTCAACATAGCATAGCCCCAGGCGTAGTCTGCATCTAGCTCCGCCCGTGCATCTAGTACTACAAAGCTACTATCTCTGTTCATGCATGAACAGGATCTAATTGATTAGCACACCTATGAACGCAAGAACAGAGAGGAGACAAGTAATGCTCTGGAAATGATTCAATTCATCGTGTTCTACGTTGATATATCTCAGAGTATATATGTATCaacgtatgtatgtatgtatgtattctTTCACCATTCTTGTAATAAGATCCCTGCATGTTTTGCTCGAGTTTTACTGCATCTGCATGCCATGGCTAGGACAGGAGCCGTACATCTGCAGCGGCAGGCGCGGTTGAGCGGCGGCGATGAGCGGCTTGGCCTTGGGCATGGTCATCCCGTAGACCTCGTCGGTGTCGATGTCCTCGGGGCGGAGGCCGTCGGGCGGGGACCAGTCGAAGCAGTGGAAGAGCCTGGCGAGCGCCATGAGCACCAGGATCACGCCCAGCGGCGCCCCGGGGCACTTGCGCTTGCCGGCGCTGAAGGGCAGGATCTTGAAGTCCGGCAGGTGGCTGATCTCCACGCGCCCGCCGTCCGCCGGGAGGTGCCTCTCGGGGCGGAACTCGTCGACGTCGTCCCAGATGCGCGGGTTCCGGCCCAGCGCGTGGGTGTTGATGAAGATCCTCGTCTGCGCCGGGATGTCGTAGCCCATGATGGTCGTCGCCTTGAGTGACTCGTGCGGGATCAGGAATGGCCCCGCCGGGTGCATCCGGAAGGACTCCCGGACGACGCAGCGGAGGTACGTCAGGTGGGGGAGGTCCGCCTCCACCACCATGCGGCTGGTGCCGACGACGGCGTCGAGCTCCTCCTGGATCTTGCGGAGGACGCGCGGGTTCTTGATCACCTCGGCCATCACCCACTCGTTGGTCACTGATGAAGTGTCAGTAGCAGCGGCGATCATGTCCTGCGTATACACACATTCAGAATGATCATGTATGCATGTTCATATGCACTTTCTCTtttaacagcagcagcagcagtgttcATTTGTAATACCAAACATCTACAGTACAAACCTAAATGAAGATGATCTACAAACAAAATAACATGGTGGTTTATTTAGTATTACAAGCGAGAACAACTACTAGTACTTATTATAACAAAACCCAAACTTCTGGGGAAAAGAGCAAATTACAAACTCTGCTGTGAAATCAAACAGTGAACTCCCTACTCTCTTTTTACCATCTACTCTATTTACCAAATTCTCAAAAGGGGGGAGTACAAAATAACTTCTTGGTGGTCAGGTCTTTAATAAAAATATAATTGCACAACAACTATGAAGCCAAATCAATTTCAAGACTAACACATGCAATGGTGACAGAGCACAAAACATGGTTAAAAGACCAAGCTAGCATAAAGAAAATGAACTGGAGGGTCTGTAACAGTAAGGATACCTGCATTAAGGCTTTGATCTCCACATCATCCATGTGCTCATTCCCATTCTCACCAGGCAAGGAGAGCAGCACATCAACAAAGTCCATGCCTTCTTTgctatcatcaccatcatcatcaaggGATGCACCACTCTTCCTGACATCCCTTGCCTTCCTGTGCTCATCAATTATCTTCTGGTGAAAATCATCCACCTTCTTCTCAACCTCTCTCATCTTCTTCTCGCACCCATATGGATCAAGCCACCTCCAGGCAGGCAAGTAATCCCCAAGATAGATCAGGCCCAGCAGAAAGAACAACTCATGGGTGATGTGCATGAACTCCATCGCTTCACCAGGGCCTGCTGACTGCAGCCCAAAGTACTGCTTTCCAAGTAACATTCTCGTCACGTTGTTCATCGAGAATGCCCCGAGAACCTCTCTGAGATTCACAGGCTTACCTGACTGGGATTTAGCCCATACAAACTCACAGAGGTGCTCAGCTTCCTCAGCTCGGTGAGCAGCGAAAGATTCAAGCCGCCTGGTGGTAAGCAGGTGCTCCATGCAAACCCTCCTCATCCTCTTCCAGTTTGGCCCCAGTGGAGCAAGAGCCACATCGCCACAGCCATAGGCAAGGTGGACAGCAGCCAATGTCCGAGGCCGTGAAGCGAAGACCTCGTCTTGCCGGATAAGTATTTCACGGATGACTTCAGGGTCATCAGTGGTGATGGCATCAATGGTTCCAAGACGAAGATAGACAAGGGGGCCATACTTGGTGCAAAATCGAGCAAAGTCCTTGTGGGGAAGAGGACTCAACTGGAGAAGGTTCCCAAAGATTGGCCATCTTGGAGGTCCCGGTGGAAGCCTTAGCCTCATTCCATTGAGTTTTTTCCAAGACACTGCAGCAAAGATGCATGAGCATAAGATGATGGAAAGAAGAAATGGATCCATAGGTCACAAGCTAATGGCAATTATAGCCAAATTGCAAATGTTGTTCTATTTATGGGATCCCGTCAAGCTTGCTTATGAAAGAAACTTAAGTGATGAAGTTGAAGCGAATTGGTTAGAGTATTAGAGTGGTCATGATTCTTGTGCTGTTCTGTATGGTTAAACATCTCACCTAACATCTTATAACAAATGTCATGATCTTGACATGACTAAGGGAGTGATGCAAAAACTGAAAAATGCCTGGGGATATATAGAAAAGAACCAGGATAAAATAAAGGCCATCAAACCTGACCACAGATCATGTATTCACAAAATATATAGCTCTTCCCCACTGCTATCCAGCAACTCACTCGGCACAAATTCTATTTCTACAAAACCATTTTTTCATTGAATCAGGCACAAACGGTGGACCGCCATCTAGGAGTTAGGTTATAGTTTTGATAACAGGTGTTCTGCATCTGTCTATCATTATGAAGGCATAATATATTTAGCGTGCAAATCTTACTCCAACATCTACCACATTGATAATATACAAAGAGAGAAAAATCCTAAATCTGTTGTAGATAACATGGAGAAATACATCCTTATTCCTTCTCAAATACCACATCTAACTCCCTGCTGTACAGCAATGTTCCATGTGTGCTTGTTCCCCCTTCTCCCCGTAAGTCTATCTTAAGAGTAAGAAACTTATATTGCTGAAAGAAAAGattaatctttccctaataataaagcacggattgactccgtgggttcaccgtcacaatacgcttccaCCCAGTCGTAATACGCTTTTACGATTCGTATAGACAAAATCGTAATGTAAACGAGGTAGTATTAATAGCATGTTCGTCCGTCCGTCCGACCTGATTCATTTTCCGTACGTTGTTGATCGTAGGTTGCTCAGCTGGACCTCTGCCTTGGCCCGCATCGCTaagatttctcttttttttttgctggAAAAACTTTcagtctattcatcttcaatcatggtagtacaacgaacactagaaataataaaaattacatccagatccgtagaccacctagcgacgactacaagcactgaagcgagccgaaggcgcgccgttgtcatcgcccctccatcgccggagccgggcaaaccttgttgtagtagacagtcgggaagtcgtcgtgctaaggccccgtagaaccaacgcaccagaatagcaaccgccgcggatgaagagtgtagatcaaaaggatccaatctgaaaacacacgaacgaagacgaacgacgaacagatccaagcaaatccaccaaaggcagatccgccggagacacaactccacacgcccaccaacgatgcaagacgcatcaccggaacgggggctaggcggggagacctttattccatcttcagggagctgccaccgtctcgtcttcctgagcaggacacaaaccctaacaaagctcgaaaaaagatctaaaaacggagccctcccaccggcaagggccgagatccactccgcctccatggccATAGGGCCACCGTAGACGGGATGGACCGGCGCTGGCGCCGGCGCCGGTGGGAAGCAGAAAGCTAGGGTTTTTGGAGGCGGCGGCCTTAGCCACGGGTTCTCGCTAAGATTTCTAATGGGCCAGCAGCCACGTTTTGCAGTGGCCACGACTGGGCTTCCCACTGGCCGGCACGCACGACACAGGAGGCGTCGGCGGCCTCAGCGCCCAGCGCAGGGGATGGCAGAGCAGGGCGAGGCCCCGGCCAGCAGCGGCCCCGGCGGAAGTGGCTCGGCGCCCGGCGGGCAAAGGCAGGcgcggcggcgctaggcggcggtGGCTGGGCGTTTGATGCGGCGGCTAGGCGCGGCAGCAGGCAGAGGTACGGCGCTGGCAGCAGCTAGCAAAGCAGCCGCAGCCAGCAGCAGGAGGTAGTGGTAGCTAGCGGCAGCAGCACCTAGCGGCAGAAGTACTAAGCAGCAGCGGCGGAAGCACAGCAAGAAGAAGCAATAGCAGCTAGCACAGCACGCACCAGCAGGGGTAAGGCCATGCGCGGCAAGCAGCTAGCAGCGCTAGCAGGGAGCGGCGGCAGCGGACGCTAGGAGGCTGCAGCGCAAGCAGGGGTGCCGCAGTGGGTGCAGGGAGTGGCGTGTGGTGGTGGGCACAGCAGCAACGAGCTGCATAGGGCAGCAGCAGGTGCGGCGCTGGACAACCAACCGAGTATGTACGCTTTTGCTACAAAATCTGGTTTCACTATCTAATAGTCCCACCTCGGTCCTTTTCTCTAAGTTTCATCAGTTTATATACGTTTACAAGTTACCTAGCAGCAAGCCTCGAGAGCCCAAAAAACAAAGAGAATGAAGGAACAAATCGAGAAAAGGAAAGGGAGGACGGGGATGCGCGGACTGATTGTGAGCTCTAAATATATGATGGATGCATGCATGACTGCTCTGATTGGCTGGTGACATGGTGGGTTCATTCTCATTAAATTGGGAAGGCTGGAACAAGAACTCCGCGGTGCATGCGAAGACTCGGCAcggatttaaaataattaaaagaAGAAGTAATCCGCTATTACGAGCAGTTGGGAACTCAGATTTGAAATTAAAAGAGGAAATAAATTCGGCAGAAAGAAAGGAATTAGAAGAAGAAATAAATTTCGTGTTCTATCTAATGGGAGAGATGCCCATTAATAAATGGGCACACGCTAATGTTGTTACTCCACTTCTTGATAATGTTGTTTTCAACTTCCTGTGCTATATATAAATCAGTTTTCAATCTCCATGTTTATAATTTTATATGAATTATGAATTATTTAGAGCAGTGTGGAAGTCAGGTTTTTTGCCTGAAGTGTGAATGTAAAGTTAACAATTGATTGATTTCCAACTAATGGGAATGAACTTCATGAATATTAATTTTTGTCTCTTTTATACTTGATGATTACAACAATAATTTTACTCTCGTCGGTTTGTCTTTTTGTACTATGATTCGATGGCCATGGTCGAAGAACATGACGACATAGTTTACTGCCTGAAAAATGCCCAAGCTCATTGGCGACAGTGAAGTGTGTGTAGCTTATGTTCAGTCAAGAGCCTCATACCTTAACATAATTTGCATTAAGAATCATTATTGTGTGCGATAAATAAGGAAATGCACCACATGATATGTAAAGACATGATTTATGTTGAACCACGTGAAGTGAATGTGACGGTTGTTGCAACGCATGAGGAATTAGAAGTCGGCGCAGGGAGGGGCTTGAgtttgtttctcccgttgcaacgcacgggcatttgtgctagtaagaAACAAAACACTAAACTTACCTTGGCCATGGTTGTCTCCTTAGAATCAGCATTATGCTTCACTCAGTGCAGAACATACTCCTGTATCAATTGAGAACATGGCCAAGAGTTCCTTGTTCTTTGGCTCTTCTCTGTAGCAGAGTAGTTGTGTGCATAGAATCCTCAACTTTTCCATTGCATTAAAACAGGGACTGCACACGATCATGCGAGCTCTTTCTGAAATCCTCTACCAATTTTCTTGTCTCAACATGATCAATAAAATCAACATCAACTCTCGGCATTACAACAGTTGTGGTACGAATTTTATTATTTTGGGTTTTGGCTTGCCAGTTATCTAGAACTACAAGTCTAGAAGTGTTCACTATGTATTCTGTTTTCTGCAGCCTTATCCTGTATAATAAGGCTATAGCCAGGGGTTTTACTGGCCATGTTGGACAACTGTAGAACTTTTAGCATGTCTCCGTCATCCTTCATCCCCGCAGATGAGAGCATATTTGACAGGACGGTATAAGCTGCTGCGTCATAAGGATCCAACTCAAGAAGCTTCTGCGCTGCTATTTTTGCATAAGCAAGATTAGAATGGAGACTACTAGCACTGAGCAAAGCTGCCCATGCATCAGAATGATCATTC
The sequence above is drawn from the Triticum aestivum cultivar Chinese Spring chromosome 7A, IWGSC CS RefSeq v2.1, whole genome shotgun sequence genome and encodes:
- the LOC123147447 gene encoding rRNA (cytosine-C(5))-methyltransferase NOP2C; the encoded protein is MDSSEIPPSDRREEQPPASLPLPAAFLEFLGENGLDPALYSKADTIPRYIRLKPGTEPMVVTEIESELKCDLMKVSWLPDFYAIPPEIQIAGSMAYQQGKIYGIDAASGAAILALDVQPGDHVLDLCAAPGAKLCMLADMLGSTGSLTGVDVAKHRLAACRTMLQKYSLGDRSRLFVADGTSFSILPVNSNLGSMEAFVGIEDNGSIFSEWTSKRSWKDRQKSKKAKAAGSPHPPSTSEPELIYYGKDSGLVGLQKRYVLRPSTDAAACTSGYDKVLVDAECTHDGSIKHIQKFEFWGWKTLDRRVLNVERTGNLLQLQLGLLTNGFKLLKTGGSLVYSTCSLTVAQNENVVQQFLSKHPSAELLKIDPADSWPCRSGGIQKTLRFDPATSQTSGLFIAKFIKL
- the LOC123147446 gene encoding cytochrome P450 703A2, encoding MDPFLLSIILCSCIFAAVSWKKLNGMRLRLPPGPPRWPIFGNLLQLSPLPHKDFARFCTKYGPLVYLRLGTIDAITTDDPEVIREILIRQDEVFASRPRTLAAVHLAYGCGDVALAPLGPNWKRMRRVCMEHLLTTRRLESFAAHRAEEAEHLCEFVWAKSQSGKPVNLREVLGAFSMNNVTRMLLGKQYFGLQSAGPGEAMEFMHITHELFFLLGLIYLGDYLPAWRWLDPYGCEKKMREVEKKVDDFHQKIIDEHRKARDVRKSGASLDDDGDDSKEGMDFVDVLLSLPGENGNEHMDDVEIKALMQDMIAAATDTSSVTNEWVMAEVIKNPRVLRKIQEELDAVVGTSRMVVEADLPHLTYLRCVVRESFRMHPAGPFLIPHESLKATTIMGYDIPAQTRIFINTHALGRNPRIWDDVDEFRPERHLPADGGRVEISHLPDFKILPFSAGKRKCPGAPLGVILVLMALARLFHCFDWSPPDGLRPEDIDTDEVYGMTMPKAKPLIAAAQPRLPLQMYGSCPSHGMQMQ